A window of Bradyrhizobium sp. AZCC 1610 contains these coding sequences:
- the rfbF gene encoding glucose-1-phosphate cytidylyltransferase, translating into MRAVLLAGGLGTRFAEETDVRPKPMIEIGGKPILWHIMKIYSSHGINDFIICLGYKGYVIKEYFSNYFLHQSNVTFDLRENRMEVLQKHAEPWRVTLIDTGEETMIGGRIKRILPYIGDDDAFCLTYGDGVADIDITESIAFHRREGRLATVTGTQPPGRFGAINHQGSRVTGFQEKPRGDGNWINGGFFVLSPKVGDYIEGDATVWEKEPMTNLAEEGQLSVFLHDGFWHPMDTLRDRRYLEDLWANNKAPWKTW; encoded by the coding sequence ATGCGCGCAGTATTGCTGGCCGGTGGCCTGGGAACTCGGTTTGCCGAGGAGACCGATGTTCGTCCCAAGCCGATGATCGAAATCGGCGGCAAGCCGATCCTTTGGCACATCATGAAGATCTACAGCAGCCACGGCATCAACGACTTCATCATTTGCCTTGGCTACAAGGGCTACGTGATCAAGGAATACTTCTCCAACTACTTCCTGCATCAATCGAACGTCACCTTCGACCTTCGCGAAAACCGGATGGAGGTTCTGCAGAAGCACGCCGAGCCGTGGCGGGTGACGCTGATCGACACCGGCGAAGAAACCATGATCGGCGGGCGCATCAAGCGAATCCTCCCCTATATCGGCGATGACGACGCCTTCTGCCTGACCTATGGCGACGGCGTGGCCGATATCGACATCACCGAAAGCATCGCCTTCCATCGCCGCGAGGGGCGTCTGGCGACCGTGACCGGCACGCAGCCGCCCGGCCGCTTTGGCGCCATCAATCATCAGGGCAGCCGCGTTACCGGCTTTCAGGAAAAGCCGCGCGGCGACGGCAACTGGATCAATGGCGGCTTCTTCGTGCTTTCGCCCAAGGTCGGCGATTACATCGAAGGCGACGCCACCGTATGGGAAAAAGAACCGATGACGAATCTGGCGGAGGAGGGCCAGCTCAGCGTGTTCCTTCACGACGGCTTCTGGCACCCGATGGATACGTTGCGGGACAGGCGTTACCTGGAAGATTTGTGGGCCAACAACAAGGCACCTTGGAAAACCTGGTAA